In Pseudoalteromonas marina, a genomic segment contains:
- a CDS encoding 3'-5' exonuclease, with product MVKMLLTRYIKRRQLLAKNAFSQRYLVIDLELTGLDSKQHEIVSVAWVVIDNQCIKMSDSQHFINKDVKSLEQSPVFHGISTDSVAQGQSLQSILMSLSAHFSDCILVFHNAMLDWGFLKLALKNAGVTQRPKLIIDTLQIEKKRLLQHTSDIKLDDLTLNECRNRYDLPSYHCHHALTDAQATAELLLAQCHQIGAGKELTLRALV from the coding sequence ATGGTAAAAATGTTACTTACGCGGTATATAAAGCGCCGTCAATTACTAGCAAAAAATGCATTCTCGCAGCGCTATTTGGTGATTGATTTAGAGCTCACTGGGCTTGACTCAAAACAGCACGAAATAGTGTCGGTTGCATGGGTTGTAATTGATAACCAATGTATAAAAATGAGCGATTCGCAGCATTTTATTAATAAAGACGTAAAAAGCCTTGAACAAAGCCCGGTTTTTCATGGTATTAGTACTGACTCGGTGGCACAAGGGCAAAGCCTACAGAGTATTTTAATGTCTTTAAGCGCTCACTTTAGTGACTGCATTTTAGTATTTCATAATGCTATGCTTGACTGGGGCTTTTTAAAGTTAGCACTAAAAAATGCAGGGGTCACCCAGCGGCCTAAGCTGATCATCGATACCCTACAAATAGAAAAAAAGCGCTTACTGCAACACACAAGCGATATAAAATTAGATGATTTAACCTTAAATGAATGCCGTAATCGCTACGATTTACCAAGCTATCATTGCCATCATGCGCTTACCGATGCACAAGCCACTGCTGAGCTGTTATTGGCCCAATGCCACCAAATAGGCGCCGGTAAAGAGTTAACGTTAAGAGCACTAGTTTAA
- a CDS encoding SIMPL domain-containing protein (The SIMPL domain is named for its presence in mouse protein SIMPL (signalling molecule that associates with mouse pelle-like kinase). Bacterial member BP26, from Brucella, was shown to assemble into a channel-like structure, while YggE from E. coli has been associated with resistance to oxidative stress.) has translation MKLIIAIFIALFPLVTFANSSLPPNRHIAVQGKGEVLAKPDLAKISFEVVSMKKESLDAKRDVDARVNLFLNGLDKYGVAESAVSASNLLTTADMQYLESGEEKRVGYIASRSLKVTIDDINKMNEIVDFALSVKINEVTNIELLSSKAKELEAQATQNAVENAKVKGKVLASSFGASLGNIYSINSNNNRSNYGYHSMYVERIDVTGSRMSKSPFAAGRYLEISITFKSSINVVFDLEIK, from the coding sequence ATGAAACTTATCATCGCTATTTTTATTGCCTTATTTCCACTTGTTACGTTTGCAAATTCAAGTTTGCCGCCGAATAGACATATTGCTGTCCAGGGGAAGGGTGAGGTATTAGCTAAACCAGATCTAGCCAAAATTTCATTTGAGGTGGTTAGTATGAAAAAAGAATCACTTGATGCAAAACGTGATGTGGATGCTAGGGTTAATTTATTTTTAAACGGTTTAGATAAATATGGGGTCGCAGAGTCGGCAGTATCAGCCTCAAATTTATTAACTACTGCTGATATGCAATATTTAGAAAGTGGTGAAGAAAAACGGGTAGGTTACATTGCTTCGCGTTCACTCAAAGTTACTATTGATGATATTAACAAGATGAATGAAATTGTTGATTTTGCATTGAGTGTAAAAATAAATGAAGTAACTAATATAGAGTTACTGTCTTCAAAAGCCAAAGAGTTGGAAGCTCAGGCTACGCAGAATGCAGTAGAAAATGCGAAAGTTAAAGGTAAAGTACTAGCGAGTTCATTTGGTGCATCTCTTGGAAATATTTATAGTATTAATTCTAATAACAATCGCTCAAATTATGGCTATCATTCAATGTATGTTGAGCGCATTGATGTGACTGGTTCGAGAATGAGTAAGTCTCCCTTTGCAGCTGGGCGTTATTTAGAAATTTCTATAACATTTAAATCATCTATAAACGTGGTGTTTGATTTAGAGATAAAATAA
- the epd gene encoding erythrose-4-phosphate dehydrogenase, which yields MAIKLAINGFGRIGRNIVRALYESGLSDEIKIVAINELADPEAIAHLLKYDTSHGRFSFPVKLGEDTISVAGDTIALFCEENPVELPWQTLDVDVVLECTGVYHSREHAQLHITAGAKKVLFSHPADNDVDATIVYGINDDELKSEHTIVSNGSCTTNCVVPVIKVLDDAFGIESGAITTIHASMNDQQVIDAYHHDLRRTRAASQSIIPVDTKLARGIDRILPKFEGRFEAIAVRVPTINVTAMDLSVTVNADVDLKAVNNALKAQAKDRLEGILSYTEEPLVSVDFNHDPHSCIIDGTQTRVSHKRLIKLLVWCDNEWGFANRMLDTARAMVAVTQ from the coding sequence ATGGCAATCAAACTTGCAATTAATGGTTTTGGTCGTATTGGTCGAAATATTGTCCGCGCGTTGTACGAGTCAGGTTTGAGCGACGAAATTAAAATTGTTGCCATTAACGAACTGGCTGACCCTGAAGCTATTGCTCATTTATTAAAATACGACACGTCCCACGGTCGTTTTTCTTTTCCTGTAAAACTTGGTGAAGACACCATTAGTGTTGCAGGCGATACTATTGCACTTTTTTGTGAAGAAAACCCAGTAGAATTACCTTGGCAAACCCTTGATGTAGATGTGGTACTTGAATGTACTGGTGTTTATCATTCGCGTGAGCATGCACAGTTACACATTACAGCGGGCGCCAAAAAGGTGTTGTTTTCACATCCGGCTGATAACGACGTAGATGCCACAATTGTTTATGGCATAAACGACGATGAGCTTAAAAGCGAGCATACTATTGTATCTAACGGCTCGTGTACCACAAACTGTGTAGTGCCAGTAATAAAAGTATTAGACGATGCCTTTGGTATTGAGTCGGGTGCTATTACCACTATTCATGCATCGATGAACGATCAACAAGTGATTGACGCGTACCATCATGATTTACGCCGTACCCGCGCTGCGAGTCAGTCTATTATTCCGGTAGATACAAAACTTGCCCGCGGTATAGACCGCATATTACCTAAATTTGAAGGTCGCTTTGAGGCCATAGCTGTTCGCGTTCCAACAATTAATGTAACGGCTATGGATTTAAGTGTAACGGTTAATGCCGATGTAGATTTAAAGGCCGTTAATAATGCACTTAAAGCTCAAGCAAAAGATAGACTCGAAGGTATTTTAAGCTACACCGAAGAGCCGCTTGTATCAGTTGATTTTAATCACGATCCACATTCTTGTATTATTGATGGCACACAGACACGAGTTAGTCACAAACGGCTGATAAAGTTACTTGTTTGGTGTGATAATGAGTGGGGATTTGCAAATCGTATGCTCGATACAGCGCGTGCGATGGTTGCAGTAACTCAGTAA
- a CDS encoding phosphoglycerate kinase, protein MSVIKMADLDLNGKRVLIREDLNVPVKAGKVTSDARIRAALPTIKLALEKGAKVMVMSHLGRPTEGEYNEEYSLAPVADYLNDALAQTVRLEKDYLNGVDVADNEVVVFENVRFNKGEKKNDEALSKQLAALCDVYVMDAFGTAHRAQASTHGVGLFADVACAGPLLSAELEALGKALDNPARPLVAIVGGSKVSTKLTVLDSLSKIVDQLVTGGGIANTFIAAAGNPVGKSLFEADLMDEANRLCAAAKANDGEIPVPTDVVVGNEFSESAVATLKDVSEVTSDDMIFDIGPDTASQLAKIIANAGTVVWNGPVGVFEFDQFGNGTRAIAQAIANSNAFSIAGGGDTLAAIDKYGIADKVSYISTGGGAFLEFLEGKKLPAVEMLESRAK, encoded by the coding sequence ATGTCGGTCATAAAAATGGCAGATTTAGATTTAAACGGCAAACGCGTATTAATTCGTGAAGATTTAAATGTACCAGTTAAAGCAGGTAAAGTGACGTCAGATGCGCGTATTCGTGCTGCACTACCTACTATTAAATTAGCCCTTGAGAAAGGCGCTAAAGTAATGGTTATGTCACACCTTGGCCGTCCTACGGAAGGGGAATACAACGAAGAATATTCGCTCGCCCCTGTAGCTGATTACCTAAACGATGCGCTAGCGCAAACAGTACGTCTTGAAAAAGACTACTTAAATGGCGTAGATGTAGCTGATAACGAAGTGGTTGTATTTGAAAACGTGCGCTTTAATAAAGGCGAGAAGAAAAACGACGAAGCGTTATCAAAACAACTTGCAGCATTATGTGACGTATACGTAATGGATGCCTTTGGTACAGCTCACCGCGCACAAGCGTCTACTCATGGTGTTGGTTTATTTGCTGATGTTGCCTGTGCAGGCCCATTACTATCGGCTGAACTTGAAGCATTAGGAAAAGCACTTGATAATCCAGCTCGCCCATTAGTGGCTATTGTGGGTGGTTCAAAAGTTTCGACTAAACTAACTGTACTAGATTCACTGTCTAAAATTGTTGACCAGCTAGTAACTGGCGGCGGTATTGCTAATACGTTTATTGCAGCTGCAGGCAATCCGGTAGGTAAATCACTTTTTGAAGCTGATTTAATGGATGAAGCAAATCGTTTATGTGCAGCAGCGAAGGCAAACGATGGTGAAATTCCAGTTCCTACGGATGTAGTGGTAGGTAATGAGTTTTCAGAGTCAGCAGTTGCTACGCTTAAAGATGTAAGCGAAGTGACTAGCGACGATATGATTTTTGATATTGGCCCAGATACCGCCAGCCAACTTGCTAAAATTATTGCAAATGCAGGCACGGTAGTATGGAATGGTCCTGTAGGTGTATTTGAGTTTGATCAGTTTGGCAACGGCACACGTGCTATTGCTCAAGCAATTGCTAATTCAAACGCATTTTCAATTGCGGGTGGCGGTGATACTTTAGCCGCAATTGATAAATACGGCATAGCCGATAAAGTTTCTTACATTTCTACCGGTGGTGGTGCGTTCTTAGAGTTTTTAGAAGGCAAAAAACTTCCAGCAGTAGAAATGCTAGAGTCGCGCGCTAAATAA